From Canis lupus baileyi chromosome 16, mCanLup2.hap1, whole genome shotgun sequence, a single genomic window includes:
- the GALK1 gene encoding galactokinase isoform X1 → MAASSPPRAGELLAEARRAFREEFGAEPELAVSAPGRVNLIGEHTDYNQGLVLPMALELVTVLVGSPRADGLVSLLTTSEDADEPRRLQFPLPTAQRSLEPGTPRWANYVKGVIQHYPAAPLPGFSAVVVSSVPLGGGLSSSASLEVATYTFLQQLCPDSGSVAARAQVCQQAEHSFAGVPCGIMDQLIALLGQEGHALLIDCRSLETSLVPLSEPKLAVLITNSNVRHSLGSSEYPLRRRQCEEVARALGKESLREVQLEELEAGRELVSKEGFRRARHVVGEIRRTAQAAAALCRGDYRAFGRLMVESHHSLRDDYEVSCPELDQLVEAALSAPGVYGSRMTGGGFGGCTVTLLEASFTSQVMQHIQEQYSGTATFYLSQAADGAKVLHW, encoded by the exons ATGGCCGCTTCGAGCCCGCCCCGGGCCGGGGAGCTGCTGGCCGAGGCCCGCAGAGCTTTCCGGGAGGAGTTCGGGGCCGAGCCCGAGCTGGCGGTGTCGGCGCCGGGCCGGGTCAACCTGATCGGGGAGCACACGGACTACAACCAGGGCCTGGTGCTGCCCATG GCGCTGGAGCTGGTGACCGTGCTGGTGGGCAGCCCCCGGGCAGATGGCCTTGTCTCCCTCCTCACCACCTCTGAGGATGCTGATGAACCCAGGCGGCTGCAGTTTCCACTGCCTACAGCCCAGCGATCACTGGAGCCTGGGACCCCCCGCTGGGCCAACTATGTCAAGGGAGTGATTCAGCACTACCCAG ctgcccccctccctggcttCAGTGCAGTGGTGGTCAGCTCAGTGCCCCTGGGGGGTGGGCTGTCCAGCTCCGCATCCCTGGAAGTGGCCACGTACACCTTCCTGCAGCAGCTCTGCCCAG ACTCAGGGTCAGTAGCTGCCCGGGCTCAGGTGTGTCAGCAGGCCGAGCACAGCTTCGCAGGGGTGCCCTGTGGTATCATGGACCAGCTCATCGCACTGCTCGGGCAGGAAGGCCACGCGCTGCTCATTGACTGCAG GTCCCTGGAGACAAGCCTGGTGCCACTGTCAGAGCCTAAGTTGGCTGTGCTCATCACCAACTCCAATGTGCGCCACTCCCTGGGCTCCAGTGAGTACCCTCTGCGGCGGCGCCAGTGTGAAGAAGTAGCCCGGGCATTGGGCAAGGAAAGCCTTCGGGAGGTGCagctggaggagctggagg CGGGCAGAGAGCTGGTGAGCAAGGAAGGCTTCCGGCGGGCACGGCACGTGGTAGGTGAGATCCGGCGCACGGCCCAGGCGGCAGCTGCCTTGTGCCGCGGAGACTACAGAGCCTTCGGTCGCCTCATGGTAGAGAGTCACCACTCGCTCAG GGATGACTACGAGGTGAGCTGTCCTGAGCTGGACCAGCTCGTGGAGGCTGCGCTTTCAGCACCTGGGGTTTACGGCAGCCGCATGACTGGTGGTGGCTTTGGCGGCTGCACTGTGACCCTGCTGGAAGCCTCCTTCACTTCCCAGGTCATGCAGCACAtacag GAGCAGTACAGTGGTACCGCCACCTTCTACCTCTCTCAGGCAGCCGATGGTGCCAAGGTGCTGCACTGGTGA
- the GALK1 gene encoding galactokinase isoform X2, translated as MAASSPPRAGELLAEARRAFREEFGAEPELAVSAPGRVNLIGEHTDYNQGLVLPMALELVTVLVGSPRADGLVSLLTTSEDADEPRRLQFPLPTAQRSLEPGTPRWANYVKGVIQHYPDSGSVAARAQVCQQAEHSFAGVPCGIMDQLIALLGQEGHALLIDCRSLETSLVPLSEPKLAVLITNSNVRHSLGSSEYPLRRRQCEEVARALGKESLREVQLEELEAGRELVSKEGFRRARHVVGEIRRTAQAAAALCRGDYRAFGRLMVESHHSLRDDYEVSCPELDQLVEAALSAPGVYGSRMTGGGFGGCTVTLLEASFTSQVMQHIQEQYSGTATFYLSQAADGAKVLHW; from the exons ATGGCCGCTTCGAGCCCGCCCCGGGCCGGGGAGCTGCTGGCCGAGGCCCGCAGAGCTTTCCGGGAGGAGTTCGGGGCCGAGCCCGAGCTGGCGGTGTCGGCGCCGGGCCGGGTCAACCTGATCGGGGAGCACACGGACTACAACCAGGGCCTGGTGCTGCCCATG GCGCTGGAGCTGGTGACCGTGCTGGTGGGCAGCCCCCGGGCAGATGGCCTTGTCTCCCTCCTCACCACCTCTGAGGATGCTGATGAACCCAGGCGGCTGCAGTTTCCACTGCCTACAGCCCAGCGATCACTGGAGCCTGGGACCCCCCGCTGGGCCAACTATGTCAAGGGAGTGATTCAGCACTACCCAG ACTCAGGGTCAGTAGCTGCCCGGGCTCAGGTGTGTCAGCAGGCCGAGCACAGCTTCGCAGGGGTGCCCTGTGGTATCATGGACCAGCTCATCGCACTGCTCGGGCAGGAAGGCCACGCGCTGCTCATTGACTGCAG GTCCCTGGAGACAAGCCTGGTGCCACTGTCAGAGCCTAAGTTGGCTGTGCTCATCACCAACTCCAATGTGCGCCACTCCCTGGGCTCCAGTGAGTACCCTCTGCGGCGGCGCCAGTGTGAAGAAGTAGCCCGGGCATTGGGCAAGGAAAGCCTTCGGGAGGTGCagctggaggagctggagg CGGGCAGAGAGCTGGTGAGCAAGGAAGGCTTCCGGCGGGCACGGCACGTGGTAGGTGAGATCCGGCGCACGGCCCAGGCGGCAGCTGCCTTGTGCCGCGGAGACTACAGAGCCTTCGGTCGCCTCATGGTAGAGAGTCACCACTCGCTCAG GGATGACTACGAGGTGAGCTGTCCTGAGCTGGACCAGCTCGTGGAGGCTGCGCTTTCAGCACCTGGGGTTTACGGCAGCCGCATGACTGGTGGTGGCTTTGGCGGCTGCACTGTGACCCTGCTGGAAGCCTCCTTCACTTCCCAGGTCATGCAGCACAtacag GAGCAGTACAGTGGTACCGCCACCTTCTACCTCTCTCAGGCAGCCGATGGTGCCAAGGTGCTGCACTGGTGA